In one window of Tellurirhabdus rosea DNA:
- a CDS encoding Kazal-type serine protease inhibitor domain-containing protein, with protein MKPVLCLSLLLLASACENSFHAPADPVSPPCVEQPYKGGGCYALYKPVCGCNGKTYPNACEAENYGIKSYTEGECAKK; from the coding sequence ATGAAACCAGTTCTTTGTTTAAGCCTCCTTCTGCTGGCAAGTGCCTGCGAAAATAGCTTTCATGCTCCCGCTGACCCGGTCAGTCCGCCCTGTGTCGAGCAGCCGTACAAAGGGGGCGGTTGTTACGCGCTGTACAAACCTGTCTGCGGCTGTAACGGGAAGACCTATCCGAATGCCTGCGAGGCGGAAAACTACGGTATCAAAAGCTACACAGAAGGCGAGTGCGCCAAGAAGTGA